CATTGACCTCAGCCAGGACGAAAAATATTTACTAGTCCCCGACATGAAGGCTGGTGAATTAGTTTGGTTGCCATTACATCATTAAGTCATCCACGTAAGTTGCTGTGAATCAAAGCCATTATCTTTTATATAACAAGATAATGGCTTTTTTGTATTAATCCCAGCTTAACGCACCGCCTGTTTGATATTCAGTGACGCGCGTCTCGAAGAAATTCTTTTCTTTTTTCAGGTCTATCATTTCACTCATCCAAGGGAATGGGTTGGCAGCACCCGGGTAAAGTACATCTACCCCAATCTGCTGCAATCTGCGGTTAGCAATAAAGCGCAGGTATTCCTTGAACATGGATGCATTCAGGCCTAGCACACCGCGTGGCATCGTGTCTTCAGCGTAACGGTATTCCAGTTCAACGGCTTGCTGCATCAATCCCTGTATTTCATCCCTGAACTGGTTATTCCACAGATGTGGGTTTTCCAGCTTAATGGTGTTGATGAGGTCAATGCCAAAATTGCAATGCATGGATTCATCACGCAAGATGTATTGATACTGCTCTGCAGCGCCTGTCATCTTGTTCTGGCGACCAAGCGCAAGAATCTGCACAAAGCCGACGTAGAAAAATAAGCCTTCCATGATGCAGGCAAACACGATGAGCGATTTAAGTAGTTGCTGGTCAGTGAGCATGGTGCCAGTTTTGAACTCTGGATCGGTCAATATCGAGATGAAAGGAATCAGGAACTCGTCTTTATCTCGGATGCTGGAGACTTCCTGATATGCATTAAAAATCTCGCTCTCGTCCAAACCCAAACTTTCTACGATGTATTGATAGGCGTGGGTGTGAATGGCTTCTTCAAAGGCTTGACGCAACAGATACTGACGGCATTCAGGGGCGGTGATGTGA
This genomic window from Methyloradius palustris contains:
- a CDS encoding ribonucleotide-diphosphate reductase subunit beta is translated as MLSFEEEIIEETPAVAITPKPTLVATSIAPANQPSVSGRVNANDKRVINGQTDVNQLVPFKYHWAWDKYLAGCANHWMPQEVSMSRDIAQWKDSTALTEDERLIVKRNLGFFTTADSLAANNIVLGTYRHITAPECRQYLLRQAFEEAIHTHAYQYIVESLGLDESEIFNAYQEVSSIRDKDEFLIPFISILTDPEFKTGTMLTDQQLLKSLIVFACIMEGLFFYVGFVQILALGRQNKMTGAAEQYQYILRDESMHCNFGIDLINTIKLENPHLWNNQFRDEIQGLMQQAVELEYRYAEDTMPRGVLGLNASMFKEYLRFIANRRLQQIGVDVLYPGAANPFPWMSEMIDLKKEKNFFETRVTEYQTGGALSWD